One Lucilia cuprina isolate Lc7/37 chromosome 4, ASM2204524v1, whole genome shotgun sequence DNA segment encodes these proteins:
- the LOC111690972 gene encoding TPR-containing protein DDB_G0280363 isoform X1: MNNKSIKLKENNENLCPRTRKRLPSKSSSQTPSWKLAKLDTTSSPSALTNEYLEEMGIGMLDSEESSSSAASAIALPTADENSNEATPNLDAPKFSHQQRQIYRNMDTSILDATTDNASNHSFLDPNDTQAKSTILNNNNGQQQQLQQHRLNMSSNSNSSSSFDIYTDEQLQQQQTLQKLKTTAMDKFQLPHNTAGVTASGSQQQKKIAILGVGAGNNHNSNSPSSGGKNTRSPLATVACNSFLRNTQQQLLLQQQQLQLQQQQQMQLQQQSTFMNSLPQRAQSPSMLPSTSQQAALVKHQQPQHQQQMHNKLFQQQCQLVQQQQQQQQQHLQRFVPNENFFLFRNQAMRERNPDGKDHFNTLSDEIILQIFKWLPKKTLLRCGYVCRRFNNCASDESLWTRLDLGGRSIKPGAMENILKRGVVILRLAQAELNHPVFETHFLETEPSFEAKLQYLDLSMVSITKPSLKMLLSRCRQLKKLSLEHVALNDEICNEIAKNTGLEALNLAMCSGLEAWSVRKMMETLTQLNSLNISWTNLSVDAVTSLVTNVTPNLMRLNVAGCRKTMFDSHLASLAKRCTQLLELDLSDCTGLTGNAIGIISKFKMLEYLSLSRCYLIPASAYIELRNMSTLTYLDIFGMLTDSALEMLEHTFSKIGINKFIHSSVARPTVGTRRTSIWGLRTRD; this comes from the exons atGAACAAcaaatctatcaaattgaaagAAAACAACGAGAATTTGTGTCCAAGAACAAG AAAACGTTTACCCAGCAAGAGTTCATCACAAACACCAAGTTGGAAATTAGCCAAACTAGATACCACTTCATCGCCCTCGGCTCTTACTAACGAATATTTAGAAGAAATGGGTATTGGTATGTTGGATTCCGAAGAAAGTTCTTCATCGGCCGCCTCGGCTATTGCTTTGCCAACAGCTGATGAAAATTCAAACGAAGCAACACCGAATCTTGATGCACCGAAATTTTCACATCAACAAAGACAAATTTATCGTAATATGGATACTTCTATATTAGATGCCACCACAGACAATGCGAGTAATCATAGTTTTCTAGATCCCAATGATACACAAGCTAAATcgacaattttaaataacaacaacggaCAGCAGCAGCAATTACAGCAACATAGATTAAACATGAGCAGCAATTCAAATTCATCTTCTTCATTTGACATTTATACAGACGAacagttacaacaacaacaaacattacaaaaactaaaaacaacagcaaTGGACAAATTTCAATTGCCACATAATACTGCCGGTGTAACAGCATCAGgttcacaacaacaaaaaaagatagCTATACTGGGCGTTGGTGCCGGTAATAATCATAATAGTAATTCACCATCAAGTGGAGGAAAGAATACAAGAAGTCCTTTGGCTACAGTAGCTTGTAATAGCTTTTTAAGAAATACACAACAGCAGCTATTACTGCAGCAGCAGCAATTGCAgttgcaacaacagcagcaaatgcAGTTACAGCAACAG TCGACATTTATGAATTCTTTACCCCAAAGAGCTCAATCGCCATCAATGCTGCCATCGACCAGCCAACAGGCAGCTCTTGTAAAACATCAACAGCcccaacatcaacaacaaatgCATAATAAACTATTTCAACAACAATGCCAATTGgtccaacagcagcagcaacaacaacagcaacatttaCAACGCTTTGTTCctaatgaaaatttctttttatttcgcAATCAGGCAATGCGTGAACGTAATCCCGATGGCAAAGATCACTTTAACACTCTATCCGATGAGATTATTTTACAGATATTTAAATGGCTTCCTAAGAAAACACTTTTGCGTTGTGGCTATGTCTGTCGTCGCTTCAATAACTGTGCCAGTGATGAATCACTGTGGACACGACTCGATTTGGGTGGCCGTTCTATAAAACCGGGTgcaatggaaaatattttaaaaaggggTGTTGTTATATTGCGTTTAGCACAAGCGGag CTTAATCATCCAGTTTTTGAAACACATTTTCTAGAGACTGAACCTAGTTTTGAAGCCAAACTGCAGTATTTAGACTTGAGTATGGTATCGATAACCAAACCATCACTAAAGATGCTTTTATCACGTTGTCGCCAATTGAAAAAACTTAGCCTGGAACATGTTGCTCTAAATGATGAAATATGCAATGAAATTGCTAAAAACACCGGACTTGAAGCCCTAAATTTAGCCATGTGTTCTGGTTTGGAAGCTTGGAGTGTTCGAAAAATGATGGAAACTTTAACAcaattaaatagtttaaatatttcctGGACTAATTTATCAGTCGATGCTGTAACATCATTGGTAACCAATGTAACGCCAAACTTAATGCGTTTAAATGTGGCTGGCTGTCGTAAAACTATGTTTGATTCAc ATCTTGCCAGCTTAGCAAAACGTTGTACGCAACTGTTAGAGCTAGACTTATCAGATTGTACTGGCCTCACTGGCAATGCTATTGGTATAATTAGCAAATTTAAAATGCTCGAATATTTATCCTTATCTCGGTGTTACTTAATACCTGCTTCTGCCTATAT TGAACTGCGCAATATGTCtactttaacatatttagatatCTTTGGCATGCTTACCGATTCTGCCTTGGAAATGTTAGAACATACATTTTCTAAAATcggtattaataaatttatacacaGTTCTGTGGCTCGTCCTACGGTGGGTACTAGACGCACATCCATTTGGGGCCTTCGTACACGGGATtag
- the LOC111690972 gene encoding S-phase kinase-associated protein 2 isoform X2: protein MSKKRLPSKSSSQTPSWKLAKLDTTSSPSALTNEYLEEMGIGMLDSEESSSSAASAIALPTADENSNEATPNLDAPKFSHQQRQIYRNMDTSILDATTDNASNHSFLDPNDTQAKSTILNNNNGQQQQLQQHRLNMSSNSNSSSSFDIYTDEQLQQQQTLQKLKTTAMDKFQLPHNTAGVTASGSQQQKKIAILGVGAGNNHNSNSPSSGGKNTRSPLATVACNSFLRNTQQQLLLQQQQLQLQQQQQMQLQQQSTFMNSLPQRAQSPSMLPSTSQQAALVKHQQPQHQQQMHNKLFQQQCQLVQQQQQQQQQHLQRFVPNENFFLFRNQAMRERNPDGKDHFNTLSDEIILQIFKWLPKKTLLRCGYVCRRFNNCASDESLWTRLDLGGRSIKPGAMENILKRGVVILRLAQAELNHPVFETHFLETEPSFEAKLQYLDLSMVSITKPSLKMLLSRCRQLKKLSLEHVALNDEICNEIAKNTGLEALNLAMCSGLEAWSVRKMMETLTQLNSLNISWTNLSVDAVTSLVTNVTPNLMRLNVAGCRKTMFDSHLASLAKRCTQLLELDLSDCTGLTGNAIGIISKFKMLEYLSLSRCYLIPASAYIELRNMSTLTYLDIFGMLTDSALEMLEHTFSKIGINKFIHSSVARPTVGTRRTSIWGLRTRD, encoded by the exons ATGTCGAA AAAACGTTTACCCAGCAAGAGTTCATCACAAACACCAAGTTGGAAATTAGCCAAACTAGATACCACTTCATCGCCCTCGGCTCTTACTAACGAATATTTAGAAGAAATGGGTATTGGTATGTTGGATTCCGAAGAAAGTTCTTCATCGGCCGCCTCGGCTATTGCTTTGCCAACAGCTGATGAAAATTCAAACGAAGCAACACCGAATCTTGATGCACCGAAATTTTCACATCAACAAAGACAAATTTATCGTAATATGGATACTTCTATATTAGATGCCACCACAGACAATGCGAGTAATCATAGTTTTCTAGATCCCAATGATACACAAGCTAAATcgacaattttaaataacaacaacggaCAGCAGCAGCAATTACAGCAACATAGATTAAACATGAGCAGCAATTCAAATTCATCTTCTTCATTTGACATTTATACAGACGAacagttacaacaacaacaaacattacaaaaactaaaaacaacagcaaTGGACAAATTTCAATTGCCACATAATACTGCCGGTGTAACAGCATCAGgttcacaacaacaaaaaaagatagCTATACTGGGCGTTGGTGCCGGTAATAATCATAATAGTAATTCACCATCAAGTGGAGGAAAGAATACAAGAAGTCCTTTGGCTACAGTAGCTTGTAATAGCTTTTTAAGAAATACACAACAGCAGCTATTACTGCAGCAGCAGCAATTGCAgttgcaacaacagcagcaaatgcAGTTACAGCAACAG TCGACATTTATGAATTCTTTACCCCAAAGAGCTCAATCGCCATCAATGCTGCCATCGACCAGCCAACAGGCAGCTCTTGTAAAACATCAACAGCcccaacatcaacaacaaatgCATAATAAACTATTTCAACAACAATGCCAATTGgtccaacagcagcagcaacaacaacagcaacatttaCAACGCTTTGTTCctaatgaaaatttctttttatttcgcAATCAGGCAATGCGTGAACGTAATCCCGATGGCAAAGATCACTTTAACACTCTATCCGATGAGATTATTTTACAGATATTTAAATGGCTTCCTAAGAAAACACTTTTGCGTTGTGGCTATGTCTGTCGTCGCTTCAATAACTGTGCCAGTGATGAATCACTGTGGACACGACTCGATTTGGGTGGCCGTTCTATAAAACCGGGTgcaatggaaaatattttaaaaaggggTGTTGTTATATTGCGTTTAGCACAAGCGGag CTTAATCATCCAGTTTTTGAAACACATTTTCTAGAGACTGAACCTAGTTTTGAAGCCAAACTGCAGTATTTAGACTTGAGTATGGTATCGATAACCAAACCATCACTAAAGATGCTTTTATCACGTTGTCGCCAATTGAAAAAACTTAGCCTGGAACATGTTGCTCTAAATGATGAAATATGCAATGAAATTGCTAAAAACACCGGACTTGAAGCCCTAAATTTAGCCATGTGTTCTGGTTTGGAAGCTTGGAGTGTTCGAAAAATGATGGAAACTTTAACAcaattaaatagtttaaatatttcctGGACTAATTTATCAGTCGATGCTGTAACATCATTGGTAACCAATGTAACGCCAAACTTAATGCGTTTAAATGTGGCTGGCTGTCGTAAAACTATGTTTGATTCAc ATCTTGCCAGCTTAGCAAAACGTTGTACGCAACTGTTAGAGCTAGACTTATCAGATTGTACTGGCCTCACTGGCAATGCTATTGGTATAATTAGCAAATTTAAAATGCTCGAATATTTATCCTTATCTCGGTGTTACTTAATACCTGCTTCTGCCTATAT TGAACTGCGCAATATGTCtactttaacatatttagatatCTTTGGCATGCTTACCGATTCTGCCTTGGAAATGTTAGAACATACATTTTCTAAAATcggtattaataaatttatacacaGTTCTGTGGCTCGTCCTACGGTGGGTACTAGACGCACATCCATTTGGGGCCTTCGTACACGGGATtag
- the LOC111690972 gene encoding S-phase kinase-associated protein 2 isoform X3 gives MGIGMLDSEESSSSAASAIALPTADENSNEATPNLDAPKFSHQQRQIYRNMDTSILDATTDNASNHSFLDPNDTQAKSTILNNNNGQQQQLQQHRLNMSSNSNSSSSFDIYTDEQLQQQQTLQKLKTTAMDKFQLPHNTAGVTASGSQQQKKIAILGVGAGNNHNSNSPSSGGKNTRSPLATVACNSFLRNTQQQLLLQQQQLQLQQQQQMQLQQQSTFMNSLPQRAQSPSMLPSTSQQAALVKHQQPQHQQQMHNKLFQQQCQLVQQQQQQQQQHLQRFVPNENFFLFRNQAMRERNPDGKDHFNTLSDEIILQIFKWLPKKTLLRCGYVCRRFNNCASDESLWTRLDLGGRSIKPGAMENILKRGVVILRLAQAELNHPVFETHFLETEPSFEAKLQYLDLSMVSITKPSLKMLLSRCRQLKKLSLEHVALNDEICNEIAKNTGLEALNLAMCSGLEAWSVRKMMETLTQLNSLNISWTNLSVDAVTSLVTNVTPNLMRLNVAGCRKTMFDSHLASLAKRCTQLLELDLSDCTGLTGNAIGIISKFKMLEYLSLSRCYLIPASAYIELRNMSTLTYLDIFGMLTDSALEMLEHTFSKIGINKFIHSSVARPTVGTRRTSIWGLRTRD, from the exons ATGGGTATTGGTATGTTGGATTCCGAAGAAAGTTCTTCATCGGCCGCCTCGGCTATTGCTTTGCCAACAGCTGATGAAAATTCAAACGAAGCAACACCGAATCTTGATGCACCGAAATTTTCACATCAACAAAGACAAATTTATCGTAATATGGATACTTCTATATTAGATGCCACCACAGACAATGCGAGTAATCATAGTTTTCTAGATCCCAATGATACACAAGCTAAATcgacaattttaaataacaacaacggaCAGCAGCAGCAATTACAGCAACATAGATTAAACATGAGCAGCAATTCAAATTCATCTTCTTCATTTGACATTTATACAGACGAacagttacaacaacaacaaacattacaaaaactaaaaacaacagcaaTGGACAAATTTCAATTGCCACATAATACTGCCGGTGTAACAGCATCAGgttcacaacaacaaaaaaagatagCTATACTGGGCGTTGGTGCCGGTAATAATCATAATAGTAATTCACCATCAAGTGGAGGAAAGAATACAAGAAGTCCTTTGGCTACAGTAGCTTGTAATAGCTTTTTAAGAAATACACAACAGCAGCTATTACTGCAGCAGCAGCAATTGCAgttgcaacaacagcagcaaatgcAGTTACAGCAACAG TCGACATTTATGAATTCTTTACCCCAAAGAGCTCAATCGCCATCAATGCTGCCATCGACCAGCCAACAGGCAGCTCTTGTAAAACATCAACAGCcccaacatcaacaacaaatgCATAATAAACTATTTCAACAACAATGCCAATTGgtccaacagcagcagcaacaacaacagcaacatttaCAACGCTTTGTTCctaatgaaaatttctttttatttcgcAATCAGGCAATGCGTGAACGTAATCCCGATGGCAAAGATCACTTTAACACTCTATCCGATGAGATTATTTTACAGATATTTAAATGGCTTCCTAAGAAAACACTTTTGCGTTGTGGCTATGTCTGTCGTCGCTTCAATAACTGTGCCAGTGATGAATCACTGTGGACACGACTCGATTTGGGTGGCCGTTCTATAAAACCGGGTgcaatggaaaatattttaaaaaggggTGTTGTTATATTGCGTTTAGCACAAGCGGag CTTAATCATCCAGTTTTTGAAACACATTTTCTAGAGACTGAACCTAGTTTTGAAGCCAAACTGCAGTATTTAGACTTGAGTATGGTATCGATAACCAAACCATCACTAAAGATGCTTTTATCACGTTGTCGCCAATTGAAAAAACTTAGCCTGGAACATGTTGCTCTAAATGATGAAATATGCAATGAAATTGCTAAAAACACCGGACTTGAAGCCCTAAATTTAGCCATGTGTTCTGGTTTGGAAGCTTGGAGTGTTCGAAAAATGATGGAAACTTTAACAcaattaaatagtttaaatatttcctGGACTAATTTATCAGTCGATGCTGTAACATCATTGGTAACCAATGTAACGCCAAACTTAATGCGTTTAAATGTGGCTGGCTGTCGTAAAACTATGTTTGATTCAc ATCTTGCCAGCTTAGCAAAACGTTGTACGCAACTGTTAGAGCTAGACTTATCAGATTGTACTGGCCTCACTGGCAATGCTATTGGTATAATTAGCAAATTTAAAATGCTCGAATATTTATCCTTATCTCGGTGTTACTTAATACCTGCTTCTGCCTATAT TGAACTGCGCAATATGTCtactttaacatatttagatatCTTTGGCATGCTTACCGATTCTGCCTTGGAAATGTTAGAACATACATTTTCTAAAATcggtattaataaatttatacacaGTTCTGTGGCTCGTCCTACGGTGGGTACTAGACGCACATCCATTTGGGGCCTTCGTACACGGGATtag